From Anas acuta chromosome 11, bAnaAcu1.1, whole genome shotgun sequence, the proteins below share one genomic window:
- the SHISA5 gene encoding protein shisa-5 isoform X1, translating to MAAWRGALGLGLLLLCLLPGPALGEDCQAYLNPHSKVQPAKSCPSFCCGDCTRRYCCSNSLFRFDEEQQLMCNLLDGRTSDLGNLNLLLDSEDLSDYGPSFGTLVAIGITVFAVIVITIILCLTCSCCCLYKACRKPRPVVTTTTATTVVHAAYPQPGVPPSYPVAPYQGYQPMPIQPQPGMPAAPYPTQYPPPYPMQPSGPPAYHETVAAGAGAPYPISQPPYNPAYMDPQKPTY from the exons ATGGCTGCGTGGCGCGGCGCCCTCGGcctcggcctcctcctcctctgcctgctgccggGGCCCG CTTTAGGCGAGGACTGTCAAGCATATCTTAATCCCCATAGCAAGGTGCAACCTGCAAAATCCTGTCCCAGCTTCTGCTGTGGAGATTGCACGCGTCGATACTGCTGCTCAAATTCATTATTCAGATTTGATGAAGAACAGCAATTGATGTGTAATCTGCTTGATGGAAG GACCTCTGACTTGGGCAACCTGAACTTGCTTTTGGACTCTGAAGATTTAAGTGATTATGGCCCGAG TTTTGGAACCCTTGTTGCGATTGGAATCACCGTTTTTGCAGTGATTGTAATTACTATCATTCTGTGCCTCACCTGTTCGTGTTGCTGTTTGTATAAAGCATGTCGAAAACCACGGC CTGTGGTGACCACCACTACTGCCACCACAGTGGTTCACGCTGCCTACCCCCAGCCAGGAGTGCCACCCAGCTACCCAGTAGCGCCGTATCAAGGATATCAGCCGATGCCTATCCAGCCACAGCCGGGAATGCCAGCAGCACCGTACCCCACACAGTATCCTCCCCCTTATCCCATGCAGCCATCAGGACCTCCAGCTTACCATGAAACAGTGGCAG ctggtgctggagcaccTTATCCAATCAGCCAGCCCCCTTACAACCCTGCTTATATGGATCCTCAGAAGCCCACCTATTGA
- the SHISA5 gene encoding protein shisa-5 isoform X2, with translation MGFGTLVAIGITVFAVIVITIILCLTCSCCCLYKACRKPRPVVTTTTATTVVHAAYPQPGVPPSYPVAPYQGYQPMPIQPQPGMPAAPYPTQYPPPYPMQPSGPPAYHETVAAGAGAPYPISQPPYNPAYMDPQKPTY, from the exons ATGGG TTTTGGAACCCTTGTTGCGATTGGAATCACCGTTTTTGCAGTGATTGTAATTACTATCATTCTGTGCCTCACCTGTTCGTGTTGCTGTTTGTATAAAGCATGTCGAAAACCACGGC CTGTGGTGACCACCACTACTGCCACCACAGTGGTTCACGCTGCCTACCCCCAGCCAGGAGTGCCACCCAGCTACCCAGTAGCGCCGTATCAAGGATATCAGCCGATGCCTATCCAGCCACAGCCGGGAATGCCAGCAGCACCGTACCCCACACAGTATCCTCCCCCTTATCCCATGCAGCCATCAGGACCTCCAGCTTACCATGAAACAGTGGCAG ctggtgctggagcaccTTATCCAATCAGCCAGCCCCCTTACAACCCTGCTTATATGGATCCTCAGAAGCCCACCTATTGA